Proteins encoded by one window of Ignavibacteriota bacterium:
- a CDS encoding peptidoglycan DD-metalloendopeptidase family protein → MVINKNIIILLFLSIIVFGQNKNKLDDKSSELKVIQQQIQNLEGELSELSKKEKNNVSILKKLDQQNLLLNKSIKKIEKEEKQNEQNILNLNSQISIHKSRIKSLQSEYSKYLVWVYKQGNNSVLKYVFNAESFNQMLIRYKYLNYIHNASEKNIAELIENQQKLNESKNQIEVELNEKIKLKNQKSNEKDLLNKKRNEKKVVLASLKKDKNNVNTEIDQKRKIEITIKKMIADLIEKEREKERQLRTAKLKGEIKDYNYDFNYSSFENFTQLKGVLSWPISAPKVGRSFGENKNDKTKTVTLNYGIDIIAKVDQDVFAVAEGIVSAIEWIPGYGSVLILTHRDNYRTVYGHLSDISVLEGNKVKAGDLIGKVNESLEGNILHFEIWNERNYQNPQEWLVKK, encoded by the coding sequence ATGGTAATAAATAAAAACATTATAATATTGTTATTTTTATCAATAATTGTTTTTGGTCAGAATAAAAATAAATTAGATGATAAAAGCAGTGAGTTAAAAGTTATTCAGCAGCAAATTCAAAATCTGGAAGGAGAACTTTCCGAATTATCAAAGAAAGAAAAAAATAACGTTTCTATTCTTAAAAAATTAGATCAGCAGAATTTACTCCTGAATAAAAGCATAAAGAAAATTGAAAAAGAAGAAAAGCAAAACGAACAAAACATTTTAAATTTGAATTCACAAATATCAATACATAAATCAAGAATAAAATCATTGCAAAGTGAATACAGCAAATATTTGGTTTGGGTTTATAAACAGGGCAATAATTCGGTTTTAAAATATGTTTTTAATGCCGAATCATTTAATCAAATGCTGATCAGGTATAAGTATTTGAATTATATACACAATGCCAGCGAAAAAAATATTGCTGAATTAATTGAAAATCAGCAAAAACTCAATGAATCGAAAAACCAAATAGAAGTAGAACTTAATGAAAAAATAAAACTAAAGAATCAGAAATCAAACGAGAAGGATCTACTTAATAAAAAGAGAAACGAAAAGAAAGTTGTTCTTGCATCCCTGAAAAAAGATAAGAATAATGTAAATACGGAAATTGACCAGAAAAGAAAGATTGAAATCACCATAAAAAAAATGATAGCGGATTTAATTGAAAAGGAAAGAGAAAAAGAAAGACAATTAAGAACTGCAAAGTTGAAAGGCGAAATTAAAGACTATAATTATGATTTTAATTACAGCAGTTTTGAAAATTTTACTCAGTTAAAGGGAGTTTTAAGTTGGCCAATATCCGCACCCAAGGTCGGCAGATCATTTGGTGAAAATAAAAATGATAAAACAAAAACAGTAACACTAAATTACGGAATAGATATTATTGCAAAAGTGGATCAAGATGTATTTGCCGTAGCCGAAGGAATTGTAAGCGCAATTGAATGGATTCCAGGTTATGGAAGCGTATTAATTTTAACACATAGAGATAATTACAGAACTGTTTATGGTCATTTATCGGATATTTCAGTTTTAGAAGGAAACAAAGTAAAAGCCGGAGATTTAATTGGCAAAGTAAATGAGAGCCTGGAAGGAAATATTCTTCATTTTGAAATTTGGAATGAAAGAAATTATCAGAATCCACAAGAATGGCTTGTAAAAAAGTAA
- a CDS encoding oligosaccharide flippase family protein, which yields MNIKNFVKIFIQKNKTLLRNFSSLTALQISQYIFPIVTFPYLVRVLGPDGYGLVSFANAFIGYFTVLTDYGFNLSATKDISLNRNNQKKIEEIFYSVLGVKLLLLLISILILIPVVLFFSKFNDNAMIYIVSFFAVFVTAIFPIWFFQGIEEMGYISWISIIVKILWVVSIFLLLNQKTI from the coding sequence ATGAATATTAAAAATTTTGTAAAAATATTTATTCAAAAAAATAAAACTTTACTTAGAAATTTTTCTTCATTAACAGCTCTGCAAATTTCACAATATATTTTCCCAATAGTTACATTTCCTTATTTAGTTAGAGTTTTAGGTCCTGATGGTTATGGACTTGTATCATTTGCTAACGCTTTTATTGGATATTTTACCGTTCTCACTGATTATGGTTTTAATCTATCCGCAACAAAAGATATTTCATTAAATAGAAACAATCAAAAAAAAATTGAAGAGATATTTTACTCAGTTCTAGGAGTAAAATTATTATTGTTGTTAATAAGTATACTTATACTAATTCCTGTGGTATTATTCTTTTCCAAATTCAACGATAATGCAATGATTTACATTGTTTCATTTTTTGCAGTATTTGTAACCGCAATATTTCCCATTTGGTTTTTCCAAGGCATTGAAGAAATGGGGTATATAAGTTGGATAAGCATAATTGTGAAAATTTTGTGGGTCGTATCAATATTTCTTTTGTTAAATCAAAAGACGATATAA
- a CDS encoding oligosaccharide flippase family protein: protein MGRINISFVKSKDDIIILVWLNSLSSIITGVIGLWVSKIRFKLKLFIPSIEQIKFQLEDSWHYFLSNVSVSLYTISNIFILGLFTNDTIVGYFSAADKIRYAVQNMTSTAGRTIFPHLSTEFSKSRKAGFSFVRKYVKSMGSFILLLSILLFIFSEQIVLLVLGPEYLKSVTILKILSFLPFIIFVSNVAGIQTMVNLGYKKEFAKIIIIAGVLNIILSFIIVPYYLEIGSSIAVLVTELVVTFNMLVFLRKKNIHIFKKASVEL, encoded by the coding sequence GTGGGTCGTATCAATATTTCTTTTGTTAAATCAAAAGACGATATAATAATTCTTGTTTGGTTAAATTCATTAAGTTCCATTATTACCGGCGTAATTGGATTATGGGTTTCTAAGATTAGGTTCAAACTGAAATTATTTATTCCTTCTATTGAGCAAATAAAATTTCAGCTTGAAGACAGCTGGCATTATTTTCTCTCAAATGTTTCAGTTAGTCTGTACACAATCTCAAACATTTTCATTCTAGGCTTATTCACAAATGATACAATTGTAGGTTATTTTTCCGCTGCAGATAAAATTAGATACGCAGTTCAGAACATGACATCAACAGCGGGCAGAACAATTTTCCCTCATCTTTCTACTGAGTTTAGCAAATCCAGAAAAGCCGGATTTAGTTTTGTAAGAAAATATGTTAAATCAATGGGCAGTTTTATTTTACTGCTTTCAATACTACTGTTTATTTTTTCCGAACAAATTGTACTTTTGGTTTTAGGTCCAGAATATTTAAAATCTGTTACTATTCTTAAAATACTTTCATTTTTGCCTTTTATAATATTCGTGAGCAACGTTGCCGGAATTCAAACAATGGTAAATCTTGGCTATAAGAAGGAATTTGCAAAGATAATAATTATTGCCGGTGTCTTAAATATTATACTTTCATTTATTATAGTGCCATATTATTTAGAGATAGGGAGTTCAATTGCGGTTTTAGTAACAGAACTTGTTGTTACTTTCAACATGTTAGTTTTTTTAAGAAAAAAAAATATACATATTTTTAAGAAAGCTTCAGTTGAATTATGA